A region of Vitis vinifera cultivar Pinot Noir 40024 chromosome 15, ASM3070453v1 DNA encodes the following proteins:
- the LOC100254744 gene encoding 3-hydroxyisobutyryl-CoA hydrolase-like protein 1, mitochondrial isoform X1, with product MQSLKVLWRRRSGIRSPPFPTHHRAFSYVPNPAAANDFDSEVLVEGEGCSRTAILNRPHVLNALNTSMGARLQNLYKSWEENPDIGFVVMKGSGRAFCAGGDIVGLYNLINKGRIEDCKEFFGTVYSFIYLVGTYLKPNVAILDGITMGGGAGVSIPGMFRVATDRTVFATPETLIGFHTDAGASFHLSHLPGYWGEYLALTGEKLNGPEMIACGLATHYAPSAKLPLIEEGLGKLVTDDPSVIEASLEQYGSLISPDNRGLLQRIETLDKCFSHGTVEEIIDALESETARTQDPWCSSTLKRLKEASPLSLKVCLRSIREGRFQTLDQCLVREYRMSVQGISGQISNDFCEGIRARMVEKDYAPKWNPPSLEEVSSDMVDQYFSPISELEPELELPTTLREAFT from the exons ATGCAGAGCTTGAAAGTTTTGTGGAGAAGACGCAGTGGTATTCGCTCCCCTCCCTTCCCCACTCATCACAGAGCTTTTTCCTACGTTCCCAACCCTGCTGCTGCCAATGATTTTGACTCTGAA GTGCTGGTTGAAGGCGAAGGTTGTTCCAGAACTGCAATTCTCAACAGACCCCATGTTCTCAATGCTCTCAATACTTCAATG GGAGCTAGATTGCAAAACCTGTACAAGTCTTGGGAAGAAAATCCTGATATTGGTTTTGTGGTAATGAAG GGCAGTGGCAGGGCATTTTGTGCAGGTGGAGATATTGTTGGCCtctataatttaataaataaag GGAGGATAGAGGACTGTAAGGAATTTTTTGGGACAGTATATAGTTTTATATACCTTGTAGGCACGTATTTGAAGCCAAAT GTGGCTATTTTGGATGGCATAACAATGGGCGGCGGAGCGGGGGTTTCGATTCCTGGGATGTTCCGAGTTGCAACTGATAGAACT GTGTTTGCTACTCCAGAAACTTTGATTGGTTTCCATACCGATGCTGGGGCTTCCTTTCACCTCTCACATCTACCTGGGTACTGGG GGGAATACTTGGCTCTAACGGGAGAGAAACTCAATGGACCAGAGATGATTGCCTGTGGACTTGCTACACACTATGCACCGAGTGCA AAGCTTCCTTTAATTGAAGAAGGGCTAGGGAAATTGGTTACCGATGATCCTTCTGTCATTGAAGCTTCTCTGGAACAATATGGATCCCTGATCTCTCCAGATAACCGTGGCCTACTTCAGAG gATTGAAACACTTGACAAATGTTTCAGCCATGGTACAGTTGAAGAAATAATTGATGCCCTG GAAAGTGAGACTGCAAGAACCCAGGACCCTTGGTGTTCTTCAACTTTAAAGAGACTTAAAGAAGCTTCACCATTGAGCTTGAAGGTTTGCCTGAGATCA ATACGAGAAGGCAGATTTCAAACTCTTGATCAATGCCTTGTTCGTGAGTATAGAATGTCTGTTCAAGGAATTTCTGGACAGATTTCCAATGACTTTTGTGAG GGGATCCGCGCACGAATGGTGGAGAAGGACTATGCACCTAAG TGGAACCCCCCTAGCTTGGAGGAAGTATCCAGTGACATGGTGGATCAGTATTTTTCACCTATTAGTGAACTTGAGCCAGAACTGGAGCTGCCAACAACTTTGCGAGAAGCATTTACCTAG
- the LOC100254744 gene encoding 3-hydroxyisobutyryl-CoA hydrolase-like protein 1, mitochondrial isoform X2, whose product MQSLKVLWRRRSGIRSPPFPTHHRAFSYVPNPAAANDFDSEVLVEGEGCSRTAILNRPHVLNALNTSMGARLQNLYKSWEENPDIGFVVMKGSGRAFCAGGDIVGLYNLINKGRIEDCKEFFGTVYSFIYLVGTYLKPNVAILDGITMGGGAGVSIPGMFRVATDRTVFATPETLIGFHTDAGASFHLSHLPGYWGEYLALTGEKLNGPEMIACGLATHYAPSAKLPLIEEGLGKLVTDDPSVIEASLEQYGSLISPDNRGLLQRIETLDKCFSHGTVEEIIDALESETARTQDPWCSSTLKRLKEASPLSLKIREGRFQTLDQCLVREYRMSVQGISGQISNDFCEGIRARMVEKDYAPKWNPPSLEEVSSDMVDQYFSPISELEPELELPTTLREAFT is encoded by the exons ATGCAGAGCTTGAAAGTTTTGTGGAGAAGACGCAGTGGTATTCGCTCCCCTCCCTTCCCCACTCATCACAGAGCTTTTTCCTACGTTCCCAACCCTGCTGCTGCCAATGATTTTGACTCTGAA GTGCTGGTTGAAGGCGAAGGTTGTTCCAGAACTGCAATTCTCAACAGACCCCATGTTCTCAATGCTCTCAATACTTCAATG GGAGCTAGATTGCAAAACCTGTACAAGTCTTGGGAAGAAAATCCTGATATTGGTTTTGTGGTAATGAAG GGCAGTGGCAGGGCATTTTGTGCAGGTGGAGATATTGTTGGCCtctataatttaataaataaag GGAGGATAGAGGACTGTAAGGAATTTTTTGGGACAGTATATAGTTTTATATACCTTGTAGGCACGTATTTGAAGCCAAAT GTGGCTATTTTGGATGGCATAACAATGGGCGGCGGAGCGGGGGTTTCGATTCCTGGGATGTTCCGAGTTGCAACTGATAGAACT GTGTTTGCTACTCCAGAAACTTTGATTGGTTTCCATACCGATGCTGGGGCTTCCTTTCACCTCTCACATCTACCTGGGTACTGGG GGGAATACTTGGCTCTAACGGGAGAGAAACTCAATGGACCAGAGATGATTGCCTGTGGACTTGCTACACACTATGCACCGAGTGCA AAGCTTCCTTTAATTGAAGAAGGGCTAGGGAAATTGGTTACCGATGATCCTTCTGTCATTGAAGCTTCTCTGGAACAATATGGATCCCTGATCTCTCCAGATAACCGTGGCCTACTTCAGAG gATTGAAACACTTGACAAATGTTTCAGCCATGGTACAGTTGAAGAAATAATTGATGCCCTG GAAAGTGAGACTGCAAGAACCCAGGACCCTTGGTGTTCTTCAACTTTAAAGAGACTTAAAGAAGCTTCACCATTGAGCTTGAAG ATACGAGAAGGCAGATTTCAAACTCTTGATCAATGCCTTGTTCGTGAGTATAGAATGTCTGTTCAAGGAATTTCTGGACAGATTTCCAATGACTTTTGTGAG GGGATCCGCGCACGAATGGTGGAGAAGGACTATGCACCTAAG TGGAACCCCCCTAGCTTGGAGGAAGTATCCAGTGACATGGTGGATCAGTATTTTTCACCTATTAGTGAACTTGAGCCAGAACTGGAGCTGCCAACAACTTTGCGAGAAGCATTTACCTAG
- the LOC104881824 gene encoding agamous-like MADS-box protein AGL103: MGLKKKTYEISTLCGVDACVIIYNWTSDDRPMEPIFWPSNPEEVKSIINRYKEHSKEERGLKTLDLSGFFEERTKKIQKEISKLGHQGADQTKYPTWDDRLNDLSTDQLRELVNALGNKLEVIKSRVELLKMSQALLEGPASVNPSYPNNAMPSTQSLHVPYMGAIDSMPLVPNPMTPMMNPRMTKVMMAMMTNDNTNSSQFSGPSNCTNNTQYTPPLQHPFYYDPTSGLLENIVYSNPGPSSCYYPPAMLPPILPYIPNQMITNVPQIARDYDMNELDVNDNKQGIRYG; this comes from the coding sequence ATGGGattgaagaagaaaacataTGAAATATCAACTCTTTGTGGGGTTGATGCTTGTGTAATCATCTATAATTGGACGTCAGATGATCGCCCTATGGAACCGATATTTTGGCCTTCAAATCCTGAGGAGGTGAAATCCATTATCAATAGGTACAAAGAACATAGCAAGGAGGAGAGAGGGTTGAAAACCCTAGATTTATCAGGCTTTTTCGAGGAAAGGACTAAGAAGATCCAGAAAGAGATTTCAAAATTAGGCCACCAAGGTGCAGATCAGACTAAATACCCCACATGGGACGACCGACTAAATGATCTATCAACAGATCAACTTAGGGAACTCGTGAATGCATTGGGCAACAAGCTTGAAGTCATCAAGTCTAGGGTTGAGTTATTGAAGATGAGTCAAGCTCTGTTAGAAGGGCCTGCATCGGTAAACCCTAGTTATCCTAATAATGCAATGCCATCAACACAGAGCTTGCATGTTCCTTATATGGGCGCGATTGACTCAATGCCGTTAGTACCAAACCCTATGACTCCTATGATGAATCCAAGAATGACTAAGGTGATGATGGCAATGATGACAAACGACAACACTAATAGTTCTCAATTCAGTGGCCCATCCAACTGCACTAACAACACTCAGTATACTCCACCATTGCAACACCCATTTTACTATGATCCCACGTCAGGACTTTTGGAGAATATAGTGTACAGCAATCCTGGACCATCATCGTGCTACTACCCGCCTGCCATGCTGCCACCAATACTTCCATACATCCCGAATCAAATGATAACAAATGTTCCTCAAATAGCCAGAGATtatgatatgaatgaattggATGTAAATGATAACAAGCAAGGTATTAGATATGGATGA